The Paraconexibacter algicola genome includes the window ATCTCGCGGCGGACGCGCAGGAACTCCAGCAGCGGGAAGCCGTACTCGTGGGCGGCCTGTCCGACGGCGAGCGCGGCGACCGGGTTGGGCGCACCCTCGCGGTCGGCCTGCTGCGCCGGAGCGGTGGCGGCGGCCCCGAGCAGAACGGCGACCGCGGCGAGCGTCGCACCGATTCCCCGTGTCATGCCCCGAGACGCTAGCGGCCACGCGCGCACCGCGGCGCCACCGGACAGCCTCGGGCAGCTAGTCCGGACACACTGTAGGATCGCGGCGATGCCCGATCCCGTCGTCACGACGACCGTCCACGAGGGCGTCGCGTCGGTCACGCTGAACCGCCCCGACGCGATGAACGCGATCACCGTCGCGCTCGCCCGCGAGCTCGAGGCCGCGCTGCGCGACGCCGCCGCAGGCGCCGACGTCATCGTCGTGCGGGGCGCCGGGGACCACTTCTGCGTCGGCGGCGACTACAAGGAGCTCACCCGCCTGCAGGCGCAGGGCCCCGCGGCGATGCGCGAGCTGTTCGAGGCGTTCGGCGCCGCGACCGCGCTGATCGCCACCCTGCCGGTGCCGGTGATCGCCGCCGTCCAGGGCAACGCGATGGCCGGCGGCTTCGAGCTGCTGCAGGCGTGCGACATGGCGATCGTCGCCGATGACGTGCGCCTGGCCGACAACCACGCGAACTTCGCGATGGTGCCCGGCGGGGGCGGCTCGCAGCGGCTGCCGCGGCTGATCGGCCGCCAGCGCGCGCTCGCCCACATCCTCACCGGCGCGCGGATCGGGGCGGCGGAGGCGGTCGCCCTCGGGCTCGCGCTGCGCGCCGTCCCCCGGGCCGAGCTCGACGCCGCCGCGGGCGAGCTGGCCGCCACGCTCGCCGCGAAGGACCGCACCGCGCTCGCCCGCACCAAGGCGCTCGTGCACGAGGGCCTCGCGCTGCCGCTCGACGAGGGCCTCGCGCTGGAGCGCCGCCGCGTCGTCGAGCACCTGACCTCCCCGGACGCGATGGACGCGTTCACCACGAAGGGATGACCCGATGACCGACGAGCCCCCCGTCCTGCTGGAGGTCCGCGACGGCGTCGCGCACCTCACGCTCAACCGCCCCGAGCAGTCCAACGCGCTGAACGCCACGCTGCTCGAGCAGCTGCTCGAGATCGTCGGCCGCCTGCGCGGCGACCGCGACGTGCGCGTCGTCCTGCTCACCGGCGCCGGCAAGAACTTCTGCGGCGGTGGCGACGTCGTCGAGTTCGCCTCCAAGGGCGAGCAGCTCCCCGACCATCTCGTCGTGCTCACCGAGCAGCTCGGTCGCATCGCCGCCGGGCTCGTCGGCCTCGACGTCCCGGTGATCGCCGCGATCCAGGGCGCCGCGACCGGGGGCGGCGGCCTCGGGCTCGCCTGCGCCGCGGACATCGTCGTCGCGGGCGAGTCGGCCCGCTTCATGGTCGCGGCGACGCGGGTCGGCATGGCCCCCGACGCCGGGATGACGTTCACCCTCCCCCGCCTCGTGGGGCTGCGCGGCGCGCTCGACCTCGCGCTCACCAACCCGCTGCTGAGCGCCGCCGAGGCGAAGGAGCTGGGGCTCGTCGGGCGCGTCGTGCCCGACGACGCGCTCGCCGACGAGGCCCTGGCGCTCGCGACGAAGCTCGCGCGCGGCCCGCGCGACTCGCAGGCCGAGACGAAGCGACTGATGTGGGCCGGGGCGGGCGCCGCGTTCGGCGCGGTCCTCGACGACGAGGCGGCGACCGTCTCGCGGCTGTCCGGGAGCGCCGACGCCCGCGAGGGCCTCGCCGCGGTGATCGAGCGTCGCCGCCCGGAGTTCTCGTGAGCGGCGTGCCGGACCTCGCGGCGTGGGGCCGCGCCTGGAGCGCCGACGAGCCCGACGCCCTGCTCGCCCTCTACGCCCCGGACGCGGTCTACACCGACGTCGGCTCCGATCTCGTCTTCCACGGCCACGACGAGCTGCGCGCGTTCTTCGCGTTCATGCTGCGGTTCTCGCCCGACGGGCTGATCGAGTTCCACGAGGCCTACGGCGACGATCGCGGCTTCGCGTCGCGGTGGACCTGGTCGGGCACGGCGGCCGGGAAGCTCAAGGTCCGCGACCGCGTCTACCCCGCGACGGGCCGGCGGTTCTCCGTCCCGGGCGTCGCGTACTGCACGACCACCCCCGACGGCCTGCTGGCGACCCACGCCGACTACTGGGACATGCACGCCGTCCTGCACCAGCTGGAGCTGACATGACGACGCCCCGACGCTTCGACGGCCGCCGCGCCCTGGTCACCGGGGGTAGCCGCGGCATCGGCGAGGGGATCGCCCGCCGCCTGGCGGCCGAGGGCGCGCACGTGATCGTCGCCGGTCGCTCGCTGGGCCCCGCGCAGGAGGTCGCCGGGGAGATCGGCGGCAGCGCCGTGCAGATGGACATCTCCGACGCGGAGGCGACGATGGCCGCGGTCGCGGCGCTCGGCCCGCTCGACGTCCTCGTCAACAACGCGGGCTTCGACGACTTCGCGTACTTCACCGACACGGCCCCGCAGCAGTGGCGGGCGCTGCTGGGCACGAACCTGGAGGGCATGTTCGCCTGCACGCACGCGGCGCTGCCCGCGATGCAGCAGGCCGGCTACGGGCGGATCCTCAACATCGGCTCGGAGGCGGGTCGGATCGGCTCCAAGGGCAACGCGGTCTACGCGACGACGAAGGCCGGGATCATCGGCTTCAGCAAGTCGATCGCGCGCGAGAACGCCCGCTACGGCATCACCTGCAACACGCTGGCGGTCGGGCCGATCGACACGCCGCTGACCGACGCGGCCCGCGCGGTCCCGGTGCACGGCGAGAAGATGGTGCAGGCGATGAAGGACGGCACGCTGCTGCGACGCCTCGGGACGACCGAGGAGGTCGGGGCGGCGGCGGCGTTCCTGTGCGCCGAGGAGGCGTCGTTCGTGACCGCGGAGTGCCTCGGGGTCAGCGGCGGGATGGGGATCAGCGCCTGAGCGCGCCCCGCGCGCTCACAGCCCGACGGCGTCGCGGCCCTTGTCGACGAGGTCGTAGCTGAGGACGGCCCAGACGACGACGCCGGCGAGCACGATGCCGCCGACGGAGGTGACGCCGGCCACGACCGGGCGGCGCTTGGCCTCCTCCCAGGCCGCCTGGCCCTTCTCCTGGAACTCGTCGAAGATCTTCTCGGCGAAGCGGAACTCCCACGACCAGATCCACAGGCCGAGCAGCATCGGCGGGATCGTCAGCGGTCCGGGCAGCACGACGAGCGCCAGCCCGAGCGCGATGCAGAGCAGCCCGGCGACGAAGACGCCGACGAGGTAGGCGTGCCGCGTCGCGGGGTTCTCGCGCAGCCGGCCGCGCCATCCGCCGGGGCGGGTGCGGGCGTGGTCGAGTCCGGGTTCCTCTCCGTGCATCGTCTCAAGCCTGACGGAAGCGGATGACGTGCTGCGAGCGATCCTCGACGATGCGGCCGTCGGCGAGGAGCAGGTCGAGGTGTCCGAGGACCTCCGACAGCGTCAGGAACGCCTGCGTGATCGCGACCTCGCCCCACTTCGCGGTCGCGATCTCGTGCGCGCTCATCGGGCCGTCGGTGAGGATCGCGTGGAAGTCGTCGGCGCGCCGCTCGTGCGCGCGCAGCCGCTCGTCGACGAGCGCCGGGTGGTCGACGACGGGGCCGCCGTGACCGCCGAGGGCGAGCGCGAGGTCCTGCTCGCGCGTGGCGCGCAGCGACTCCCGGTACTGCAGGAGCGGGGTCGGGCGCGGCCGGGCGCCCTCCCACGGGCCGAACGGCAGGCCCATCGGCCGGGCGATGAGCGCGTTGGAGGAGATGTCCTTGAGCAGGTGGTCGCCCGCGATGAGGATCCGCGACGACGGCTCGAGGAGGGTCGTGTCCGACGGCGAGTGGCCGGGCCGCCACGCCACCTCGAACGCGCGCCCGGCGAGTGTCACGGTCTCGCCCGCGCGGACGGTGCGGTCGACGCGGGCGGGGGCGCCCCAGCCGCGCACGAGCGCGGCGACGGCGTGCAGCGCCTCGGCGACGTGCGCCTCGACGCCGTGGCGCGACATGAGCAGGAAGGCGTCGTCGTCGTCCTGCTGGGCGAAGGCGTTCCAGTCGGCGAGGACGGGCTCGAGCAGGTCGAGGCAGACGATCTCCGCCCCGGCGCGGCGCGCGACCTCGCCGGCGAGGCCGATGTGGTCGATGTGCTGGTGGGTGACGAAGACGACGTCGAGGTCGGTGATCGCCCAGCCGTGCGTGGCGAGCCCCTGCTCGAGGCCGCTGAGCGCGGTGGCGGAGTTCGGTCCGGCGTCGACGAGCGCGAGCCCGTCGCCCTCGATCACGTAGGTGTTGACGTCCCCGATCGCGAACGGCGTGGGGACGGGGATCCGGTGCAGCCCCGCCTCGGCGGCGGTCTGCAGCGCGGCGTGCGCGTCGTCGTCCAGGGCCGGGGCGCTCATGGAGGCAGTCTAGGTGGGGTCGGGGATCGCCAGCGTGGCGGTGAGCACGTGGGTCAGCGCGTCGGCGAGCGCCGCCGGGTCCGCGTCCGGCGGGGCGGTCGCGACGGTGCGCTCGGTCATCCAGGCCAGGGCGGCGCCGGTCTCGGCGGCGGGCGGCCCGTCCGGGATGGCGCCCGCGGTCCGTCCGGCCCGGACGAACCGCGCGATCGCGCGGGCGTAGTCCTGGACCGCGCTGGTGTAGGCGGCGGCGAGCGACGGCTCGGTGGTGGCCGCGTCGGCGGTGGCGCGCAGGACCGCGCGCTCACCGGTGTAGGCCTGCAGCAGCGCGGCCATCGACGCGCGGACGTCGGCACGGGTCGCCTGCGCGCCGCGGGCCAGCCACGAGCGCTGGGCGGCGTAGAGGCGGTGGAGCGTGTCGGCGCTGAGCGCGTGCAGCATCGCCGGGCGGTCCTCGAAGTACTTGTAGAACGTCGAGCGGGAGATGCCCGCGTGGGTGCAGAGCCGCCCGACGCTGAGATCGCCGGCGG containing:
- a CDS encoding enoyl-CoA hydratase/isomerase family protein; translation: MTDEPPVLLEVRDGVAHLTLNRPEQSNALNATLLEQLLEIVGRLRGDRDVRVVLLTGAGKNFCGGGDVVEFASKGEQLPDHLVVLTEQLGRIAAGLVGLDVPVIAAIQGAATGGGGLGLACAADIVVAGESARFMVAATRVGMAPDAGMTFTLPRLVGLRGALDLALTNPLLSAAEAKELGLVGRVVPDDALADEALALATKLARGPRDSQAETKRLMWAGAGAAFGAVLDDEAATVSRLSGSADAREGLAAVIERRRPEFS
- a CDS encoding PGPGW domain-containing protein; its protein translation is MHGEEPGLDHARTRPGGWRGRLRENPATRHAYLVGVFVAGLLCIALGLALVVLPGPLTIPPMLLGLWIWSWEFRFAEKIFDEFQEKGQAAWEEAKRRPVVAGVTSVGGIVLAGVVVWAVLSYDLVDKGRDAVGL
- a CDS encoding nuclear transport factor 2 family protein; translation: MPDLAAWGRAWSADEPDALLALYAPDAVYTDVGSDLVFHGHDELRAFFAFMLRFSPDGLIEFHEAYGDDRGFASRWTWSGTAAGKLKVRDRVYPATGRRFSVPGVAYCTTTPDGLLATHADYWDMHAVLHQLELT
- a CDS encoding enoyl-CoA hydratase/isomerase family protein, which gives rise to MPDPVVTTTVHEGVASVTLNRPDAMNAITVALARELEAALRDAAAGADVIVVRGAGDHFCVGGDYKELTRLQAQGPAAMRELFEAFGAATALIATLPVPVIAAVQGNAMAGGFELLQACDMAIVADDVRLADNHANFAMVPGGGGSQRLPRLIGRQRALAHILTGARIGAAEAVALGLALRAVPRAELDAAAGELAATLAAKDRTALARTKALVHEGLALPLDEGLALERRRVVEHLTSPDAMDAFTTKG
- a CDS encoding TetR/AcrR family transcriptional regulator; translated protein: MGQGKAYGEDEVRALLREALVALTADGTPAGDLSVGRLCTHAGISRSTFYKYFEDRPAMLHALSADTLHRLYAAQRSWLARGAQATRADVRASMAALLQAYTGERAVLRATADAATTEPSLAAAYTSAVQDYARAIARFVRAGRTAGAIPDGPPAAETGAALAWMTERTVATAPPDADPAALADALTHVLTATLAIPDPT
- a CDS encoding MBL fold metallo-hydrolase, translated to MSAPALDDDAHAALQTAAEAGLHRIPVPTPFAIGDVNTYVIEGDGLALVDAGPNSATALSGLEQGLATHGWAITDLDVVFVTHQHIDHIGLAGEVARRAGAEIVCLDLLEPVLADWNAFAQQDDDDAFLLMSRHGVEAHVAEALHAVAALVRGWGAPARVDRTVRAGETVTLAGRAFEVAWRPGHSPSDTTLLEPSSRILIAGDHLLKDISSNALIARPMGLPFGPWEGARPRPTPLLQYRESLRATREQDLALALGGHGGPVVDHPALVDERLRAHERRADDFHAILTDGPMSAHEIATAKWGEVAITQAFLTLSEVLGHLDLLLADGRIVEDRSQHVIRFRQA
- a CDS encoding SDR family NAD(P)-dependent oxidoreductase gives rise to the protein MTTPRRFDGRRALVTGGSRGIGEGIARRLAAEGAHVIVAGRSLGPAQEVAGEIGGSAVQMDISDAEATMAAVAALGPLDVLVNNAGFDDFAYFTDTAPQQWRALLGTNLEGMFACTHAALPAMQQAGYGRILNIGSEAGRIGSKGNAVYATTKAGIIGFSKSIARENARYGITCNTLAVGPIDTPLTDAARAVPVHGEKMVQAMKDGTLLRRLGTTEEVGAAAAFLCAEEASFVTAECLGVSGGMGISA